A window of bacterium genomic DNA:
TTTCGTTTGAAAAGAAAAGCCAGATTTCGGGCGGTGTCGCAGATCGAATGGAAAAGCATTCCGCTGAAAAGATCTAGCCGGTGTTGCAATCCAAGCTCCATGGTGCTCTTTGCGATGGAGCAGATAAACGAGCCGAACCGGGAATCGGCGTTCGTGATCTCCAGACGATTGCCCGCGCCGAAAATGGCCACAGGAAGCAAGCCGGCAGCATGCAGGATTTCTACCGGGGAATAAACGGGAAAATAGCCAACTGCCTTCCGACCTGTTTTCTCTTTCCATTGTTCAACCATTTCAAAAGCTGGATCATAGATCGCATCTTTCCAGGTCTCGATCAGAGCTTGTAGAGCCATTTGAATACACCCCCTTCCCGGCCCCTAATTTGCAATATTTCTGCCAGAGCGTTTGGAGCGCAGGAGACGTCTAAAAACGCAAGAATGTATGCGGTTTGGTGTGGTGGCGGGCGCCTCGCCCGCAAATACATCGTCGCGGCAACATGGCGTTTGCGGATGAGACGTCCGGGCCGCGGGCGTTTTTAAACAGTCTCGCAGGCTCGCATGTACTCAAACGTCATTCGGACATCTTGTCTTTCTGTTTGCCATTTTTTCCGGACACAGCTATTGGTTCACGTCGCGCTTCACTACGAATAATCCGGCGGTAGTCAGGCAGAGTTTTGAAAATTCAATGACTGCAGCATTGTGCGTATCGTTCTTCAGGGACATCCCGCATTTGAACAAACACGAGTTCCGTTTCTTCCGGCGTCACAGCGTGATCGATAGCAGGATATAGAATATTCTCTTCCTTCATGTTGTGCACCGATAGCACATCCAGCAACCTCTGCTCATCAATATCGCTCGCGGAATTCATCAGCTTCACCTTCTCATGAATTGCTTCCAGATGTAAGCCAATTTGGCGATGTTCCATTCGCATCACTTCAGTCGGACCACCGTGAAACATCCCACTCTTTTTTTCAAATAAAGGAAACAATATTTCTTCTTCCCACAGAATGTGCCGTTGAAGTCCGGTTTTGAATTGAACAAAAAATTCTTTTGCCTTCGGGTAATCAACACTTTTCAATTTCTGAAAATTCTTGAAAAGATTGTCCAGGCGATCGTGATCCTCTTCAAAATATTGTTTTATCGTTTTCATGAAAATTCACTTCTCCT
This region includes:
- a CDS encoding hemerythrin domain-containing protein; protein product: MKTIKQYFEEDHDRLDNLFKNFQKLKSVDYPKAKEFFVQFKTGLQRHILWEEEILFPLFEKKSGMFHGGPTEVMRMEHRQIGLHLEAIHEKVKLMNSASDIDEQRLLDVLSVHNMKEENILYPAIDHAVTPEETELVFVQMRDVPEERYAQCCSH